ACCCACGGGACCCATTTATGGGTAGTAAGTAACAGATGCATGGCTGGCAGGCCAATCTAAAACGCACTTGTGCGTCGCCAGTATTATAAGGGCTATGCCCGAAAATGAAATACCCCCCGTTTTACGGGGGGATATTTATTTCTTAACGGAAATATCACAATTTCCTTGCATTTTTGCCTTTTATATGATAAACTCAAATAGTGTATGATATCGGGGCGTATCGTTTCGCTCCGACACGCAGAAATATAAGATTTCGGAGGCAAATTATGAAGAACACCGCGAAAAAGAGCTTGGCGGTACTGCTTACCGCCTGCATGCTGCTCGCCGTTGTCTGCTCGCTCGGAAGCGTGAGCATAATAGCTTCGGCGGCGCATCCCGACTATTATGAATTCGTTGAGATGCCCGGCTTCGGCGTCTGGACCGACGAGGAGCTGGCGACGCTCTACGAGGAGTACACCGCTGCGCCCGTGCACAGCACGGAGAACCTGCCGGAAGGCGTCGACGACGCGGTGAAATTCACGATCACGAGCGTCGATAAGACCTGGGGATCCGCGACGATAAACTCCGGCAATCTCCGCAACAAGAACACCGCAACGCAGGAACCGGGATTCTCCTGGGGCGCAATGAGTCTTCCCGGCGGCAAGAGCATCGTCGGCGACAAGACTTTTGCCGACAGCGACGGCATCTGCTTCTGGGTAGGCGGAGCCGGCGGCAGATACGAGGGCAAGATGAAGATGCAGATGTTCCTCGCGGAATGCAGAGGCCCGTTCTATGACTACAACAAGGGTCTTGACGACGGAACTAACGAGCTCGGCGACGCTCCGATCGGCTACAGATACGAGAGTACCAGCAAGGGCACCGACGCCGACGGCTATATCTTCTTCGACTTTGACGAGGACTTCAGACAGGTCGACTGGTGGGCGACTGACGACGACGGTATCAACCAGAGCGTCAGCATCTTCGGCGAAACCAACCTGAAACCCATCCCCGAGAAAGTCAGGGAGACAATGAACGGTATCACGGTCTGCTTCCTTAACGTCTCCGTCGGCACCGAGATCTACATTGCCGACATTAAGGGATATAAAGACACCCGTGTTTTCGTCGACAGTCTCGACGACGCGATATCCCGTTTCGATTCTCTCAATCCCGACGCTTACACCGAGGCGTCATATATGGCCGCCACCGAGGTCTACCTCGAGGCCGTTGAAATGTTCACAAGCGGCGACGAATTCACCCAGACGGAGATCGACTTCGCGGCGCGCAGACTCAATTGCGCCATAGACGGGCTTGATCCGATGTTCCCCGCCAAGTCTTCTACCGAGATCGCCGGCTTTGAAGTCTGGGACGATGACGATCTGCTCGAAATGGCCGACGGCGGCGTCTGCACGGACGTTGCCTATTTCGAGGAAGCCGAAGACGGCACGGATATTGTTATCATCAGCACCGCGAGCACCGGCGCTCCCGATTATGGCTGGAGCCGATTCATCTCCGCTATTGACGGCGGCGGCTCGTACGAAGCGGTGAAGAATCCCTTCGGCGCCGACTTGAGCAATACCGCCGGTTTCTGCTTCACCCTCAAATATGAAGGGACCTATCAGCCCACCGACATTCAGCTCGGTGTCGGCGTCACTGACGGCCCGTATTTCATTGCCGCCAATCCCGACGTCAAATTCCCCGAGGCACCCGAGAGAGAGGGCCTCGTCAGCGTCGCGTGGTCCGCGTTCTATGACGAGGAGGACGACGAGGATATCTACGATTGGCTCGATCAGCTTGACTACTTTGAACTGCGTCTTGCCGATTCTACGCAGGAGCAGTTCCGAATCAGAGACCTTTATGCATTCGAGTGGGCGATAAACGATGCCGACTTTGCCCCCGCCGCCGAGGCGGCCGAAGCCGCGAGAGCTGAGCTTGAAGAGCTCGGCGAAACCAATTTCTACCCCGCCGGCTGGGAAGAATACGTCGCCGCCATCGATAAAGCGGCGATGTTGCCCGACGTCTACGGCGCTACCGACGAAGACGTCGTCGATGCGGTCTCTGCGATCGAAACCGCGCGCAACGCGCTTGTCCCGATCGGATCCGCTGACTACGGCAAGATGAAGGATCTGCACGAGACCTACAAGGCCGCTGGCGCTTTCTGGTACGGCAACTACACACTTTCCGCAGGCACCAAACTCAACAGAGCCATCGATGCTTATGCGAGAGTTATGGATACCGCTATCAGCAATGAAGACGCCGACGAGCTGCTTGCCGATTTCCAGTCCGCCGTAACGGGTCTCAAGGCGATCAGCCCCAAGACGATCAACGACACGGCGATTTATTCCTTTGAGGATTACACGCCCTTCGATCTCGACTACTGTATGGCGTACCGTTCCTCCGGCGTCGCCTACTCGCTCGCCGAGAACTCCGACGGCGTCCAGGCACTTTCGATGAAGGTGCTCAGATACATCGCCGCCGGCGACGATGCCGCCATGAGATTCTATCCTTTCTTTAACGACTACCTTACCCGTCCGCTGAAGAAGTCCGCGCTGGTCGGCGACCTGAGCAAGATAACCGGTTTCTTCTTCGACGTCGAGGTCAACGACCTCTCGCTGACGAAGGACGCGCTTCTGACCTTCGGCGTGCTGAACCGCACCGCCGATAAGCACTTCAACAAGTGCGCCGACACGGTTCGCATCCCTGCGTCCGGCAAGGGCAGGGTATACGTACCGATCAACTCGCTGCTCGTCACTCCGGACGACAGCACCGGCTCCATCGCGCTGAACAATATCGACGGTTATTACTTCGAGGTCACCGGCGAGGTCTGCGAAGGGTTCGAGATCAAGATTACGAACATCTGCGCATACACCGGCACGACCAACGCCGTTCCGGAAGCGCCCGAGATCCTCAACGTCACCGAGGGCGAGGATTACGAAGCCGGCTTCATTCCGCAGTGGAGCGACGGCGTTGCGCTGCTTGACGGCGAGTATTACGTCTTCGGAACACCGATCGTCTATAACGGCGGACACAAGCTCACCGTCGGCACCGGCGCAAACAGCACCGAGGTCAACTTCACGATTTCCGGCGGCGTCGAGCCCCCGGCTCCCGCGAACAAGAAGGGCGACCCGACCGGCAACGGCAAGATCGAAGTCGATGACGCGCTTGCCGCGCTCCGCGTTGCGGCGAAGCTCGCGGAACCCACACCCGAGCTCCTCGCGACCTGCGACATTGACGGCAACGGCAAAATCGAGGTCGACGACGCGCTTGCGATCCTCCGCGTCGCAGCGAAGCTGGCGGACGAGACTTCTCTCGGATAAATCGCTGCGGCAGAAGAACCTTTTTGTGCTGAAATCAGATAATGGGCGGCCCGTTCACAGAAGAACGGGCTGTCCTTTATTTTGTGTTCCGGCGGCAAAATAAACATAAAACGACGCAAAATATTGAATCAATTTTACATATCGGTTAGTTGACAAAGCCGGTTGCCGTGATGTATAATAATATCATAATGACGGGATGTTTTTCCGAAGGGGTGGTGTCGTTGAGAACTGTTCCGGCCTGTGTGTCAAAAGTATGCTGCGGAACGGGCACGACTGCACCCGTAACGCCCGGTCACGAGTCCCTCCGTAAAGGGCAGGGGTGCCTCCATAATAAAACAGGTCTGTAAAGGCGTAGCACGGATAAGTGCACGCCTTTTTATATTTCATTTTTGATCTGAAAGCGAGGAACAGATATGTTGAAGGTCGGTATCATAATGGGCAGTGCCGGAGATCTCGAGAAGGTCGCGCCGGCGGCGAAAACGCTGAAAGAGTTCGGCGTCCCGTACGAAGCGAAGGTGCTCTCCGCGCACCGCACTCCCGACGAAGCCGCCGCGTTCGCGGCATCCGCGCGCGAAAACGGCTTCGGAGCGCTCATCTGCGCCGCGGGCAAGGCCGCGCATCTCGCCGGCGCCGTCGCCGCGAGAACGACGCTTCCGGTCATCGGCATACCCGTTAAGACGTCCGCGCTCGAGGGCATGGACGCGCTGCTTTCCACCGTGCAGATGCCGGCGGGAATGCCCGTCGCCACCGTCGCCATCGACGGCGCGGTCAACGCCGCGCTGCTCGCCGTCCAGATCCTCGCCGTCACCGACGCCTCCCTCGCCGCGAAGCTTGAGGCGAAGCGCGCCGCCGACCGCGAAAAGATCCTCGCGGCCGAACTCGATATATAAAAGAATGATATAAAGGAGAAACAACTATGGAAAAGCTTCAGCAGCTCTATGAAGGCAAGGCCAAAAAGGTCTTTACCACCGAGAACCCCGACCTGCTCATCGTCAGCTACAAAGACGACGCCACCGCCTTCAACGGCGAGAAAAAGGGCACCATTGTCGGCAAGGGCGTGGTCAACAACCGCGTCACCAACCGCCTGATGAAATACCTCGAGGCCAACGGCGTCCCCACTCACTTCGTGGAGGAGCTGAACGACCGCGAAACTCTCGTCAAGCGCGTTAAGATCGTTCCGCTCGAGGTCATCGTGCGCAACATCGCCGCCGGCTCGCTCGCGAAGCGCCTCGGGCTCGAGGAGGGAACTCCGATGAAGCGCACCGTGCTCGAATACTGCTACAAGGACGACGCGCTCGGCGACCCGATGGTGAACGAGTATCACATTCTCGCGATGGAATACGCCACCGAGGAGGAGCTGAAGCTCATCGCCGGCTACTCGCTGCGCATCAACGAGCTGCTCGGCAGCTTCTTCGAGAAGCTCGGCGTGCGGCTGATAGACTTCAAGCTCGAATACGGCCGCACCTCCGACGGCAGCATCGTGCTCGCGGACGAGATCTCGCCCGACACCTGCCGCTTCTGGGATATCGCCACCGGCATGAAGCTCGATAAAGACCGCTTCCGCAGAGATCTCGGCGGCGTCGAGGACGCTTATAACGAGATACTGAAGCGCGTTTTCTCGGAGTAATTATCCGTCTGTTCAGATCTAAAAGTGAGGTTACATATGTTCGACAAGATCCATGAGGAATGCGGAGTATTCGGCGTCTACGCCGACAAAAAGACCGACGTCGCGGGGCTTTGCTACTACGGCCTCTTCGCCCTGCAGCACAGAGGGCAGGAGAGCTGCGGTATCTACGTCAACGACGACGGCGTGATAAACGGCTACAAGGCCGCCGGCATCGTCAACGACGTCTTCACGCGTCCGGTGCTCGAATCGCTCGGGCAGGGCAGTATGGCGCTCGGCCACGTCCGCTACGGCACCGCCGGCAGCAGCGGAAACAAGAATGCGCAGCCCGTGCAGATAAATCACATCAAAGGGTCGATGGCGCTCGCGTACAACGGCAATATCGCCAACGCCATGGCGCTGCGCGAAAAGCTTGAGAGTACCGGCTCTATCTTCCACACCACCGGCGACGCCGAGGTCATCGCTTACGTCGTTACAAGGGAGAGGATGAACGCCCCCTCGATCGAAGCCGCGGTCTCCGCCACTATGAAACAGCTCGTAGGCGCGTATTCGATCCTGCTCATGTCGCCGCGCAAGCTCGTCGCCGCTCGCGATCCCATGGGCTTCCACCCGCTCTGCATCGGTCGGAAGGACGGGATGTACGTCGTCGCCTCCGAGACCTGCGCGCTCGACTCCGTCGGCGCGAAGTTCCTCCGCGACGTCGAGCCGGGCGAGATCGTGATAATAGATGAAGACGGCGTCCGCTCCGACAAGAGCAACTGCATAGAAGGCAAAAAATCGCTCTGCGTTTTCGAATTCGTATACTTCGCGCGTCCCGACTCGGTCGTCGACGGCAGCTCGGTGCATATCGCGCGCCGCCGCGCGGGCGCGATGCTTGCCCTGCGCCATCCCGTCAACGCCGACGTCGTCATCGGCACGCCGGACAGCGGCATAGACGCCGCGATCGGCTACGCGAACGAATCCGGCATCCCCTACGCCGTCGGGCTCATCAAGAATAAGTACATCGGCAGGACGTTTATAGACATCGGCCAGGACTACCGCATGGACCGCGTCAAGATCAAGCTTAACGCCGTCTCCGCGGTCGTTAAGGACAAGCGCGTCATCCTCGTCGACGACAGCATCGTGCGCGGCACCACCAGCGCCCGCATCGTCAAGATGCTGAAGGACGCGGGCGCGAAAGAGGTGCATCTGCGCATCTCCTCGCCGCCGTTCCTCTATCCCTGCTACTTCGGCACGGATATCGACTCGCAGGACGTGCTGATCGCCTGCAAGCATCCGGTCGAAGAGATCGCGAAGATCGTCGTCGCCGACTCGCTCGGCTACCTCGCGATAGAGGATATGCCCAAGCTCGCGTACAACACCAAGCTCGAGATATGCGACGCCTGCTTCACCGGCGAATACCCGATAGACGTCCCGAAGGAGCAGAAGAGCTTCCGTTTCGAGAAAAAGATTTCGGAGTGATAATATGGAAAAGAGCTACAGCGAGAGCTACAAAAACGCGGGAGTCGACATAACCGCGGGCTACGAGGCCGTCCGGCTTATGAAGGTCAGCATCGCGCGCACGGTAACTCCCGGCGTGCTTTCCGGACTCGGCGGCTTCGGCGGCCTGTTTCAGCCCGACCTTTCGGGTATGAAGCGCCCCGTGCTCGTTTCCGGCACCGACGGAGTAGGCACGAAGCTGAAGCTGGCGTTCCTGCTGGATAAGCACGACACCGTCGGCATCGACTGCGTCGCGATGTGCGTCAACGACGTCATCTGCTGCGGGGCGAAGCCGCTGTTCTTCCTCGACTATATCGCGCTCGGCAAAAACGTGCCGCAGCGCGTCGCGGATATCGTCGCCGGCGTTGCGGAGGGCTGCGTGCAGTCCGGCGCCGCGCTCATCGGAGGCGAGACCGCCGAAATGCCCGGCTTTTACCCCGAGGACGAATACGACCTCGCGGGCTTCTGCGTCGGCGTCGCGGACGCGGACAGGATAATCGACAAAGAGCGCGTCGAAACCGGCGACGTTATCATCGCGCTGCCGTCTTCGGGCGTCCACTCGAACGGCTTTTCGCTCGTTCGCAAGGTCTTCGACGTCGAACGCGCCGACCTCGGCGCCTACGCCGACCGCCTCGGCAAGCCGCTCGGCGAATGCCTGCTGACGCCTACGAAGATATACGTAA
This region of Clostridia bacterium genomic DNA includes:
- a CDS encoding dockerin type I repeat-containing protein; the protein is MKNTAKKSLAVLLTACMLLAVVCSLGSVSIIASAAHPDYYEFVEMPGFGVWTDEELATLYEEYTAAPVHSTENLPEGVDDAVKFTITSVDKTWGSATINSGNLRNKNTATQEPGFSWGAMSLPGGKSIVGDKTFADSDGICFWVGGAGGRYEGKMKMQMFLAECRGPFYDYNKGLDDGTNELGDAPIGYRYESTSKGTDADGYIFFDFDEDFRQVDWWATDDDGINQSVSIFGETNLKPIPEKVRETMNGITVCFLNVSVGTEIYIADIKGYKDTRVFVDSLDDAISRFDSLNPDAYTEASYMAATEVYLEAVEMFTSGDEFTQTEIDFAARRLNCAIDGLDPMFPAKSSTEIAGFEVWDDDDLLEMADGGVCTDVAYFEEAEDGTDIVIISTASTGAPDYGWSRFISAIDGGGSYEAVKNPFGADLSNTAGFCFTLKYEGTYQPTDIQLGVGVTDGPYFIAANPDVKFPEAPEREGLVSVAWSAFYDEEDDEDIYDWLDQLDYFELRLADSTQEQFRIRDLYAFEWAINDADFAPAAEAAEAARAELEELGETNFYPAGWEEYVAAIDKAAMLPDVYGATDEDVVDAVSAIETARNALVPIGSADYGKMKDLHETYKAAGAFWYGNYTLSAGTKLNRAIDAYARVMDTAISNEDADELLADFQSAVTGLKAISPKTINDTAIYSFEDYTPFDLDYCMAYRSSGVAYSLAENSDGVQALSMKVLRYIAAGDDAAMRFYPFFNDYLTRPLKKSALVGDLSKITGFFFDVEVNDLSLTKDALLTFGVLNRTADKHFNKCADTVRIPASGKGRVYVPINSLLVTPDDSTGSIALNNIDGYYFEVTGEVCEGFEIKITNICAYTGTTNAVPEAPEILNVTEGEDYEAGFIPQWSDGVALLDGEYYVFGTPIVYNGGHKLTVGTGANSTEVNFTISGGVEPPAPANKKGDPTGNGKIEVDDALAALRVAAKLAEPTPELLATCDIDGNGKIEVDDALAILRVAAKLADETSLG
- the purE gene encoding 5-(carboxyamino)imidazole ribonucleotide mutase — encoded protein: MLKVGIIMGSAGDLEKVAPAAKTLKEFGVPYEAKVLSAHRTPDEAAAFAASARENGFGALICAAGKAAHLAGAVAARTTLPVIGIPVKTSALEGMDALLSTVQMPAGMPVATVAIDGAVNAALLAVQILAVTDASLAAKLEAKRAADREKILAAELDI
- a CDS encoding phosphoribosylaminoimidazolesuccinocarboxamide synthase, translated to MEKLQQLYEGKAKKVFTTENPDLLIVSYKDDATAFNGEKKGTIVGKGVVNNRVTNRLMKYLEANGVPTHFVEELNDRETLVKRVKIVPLEVIVRNIAAGSLAKRLGLEEGTPMKRTVLEYCYKDDALGDPMVNEYHILAMEYATEEELKLIAGYSLRINELLGSFFEKLGVRLIDFKLEYGRTSDGSIVLADEISPDTCRFWDIATGMKLDKDRFRRDLGGVEDAYNEILKRVFSE
- a CDS encoding amidophosphoribosyltransferase, with the translated sequence MFDKIHEECGVFGVYADKKTDVAGLCYYGLFALQHRGQESCGIYVNDDGVINGYKAAGIVNDVFTRPVLESLGQGSMALGHVRYGTAGSSGNKNAQPVQINHIKGSMALAYNGNIANAMALREKLESTGSIFHTTGDAEVIAYVVTRERMNAPSIEAAVSATMKQLVGAYSILLMSPRKLVAARDPMGFHPLCIGRKDGMYVVASETCALDSVGAKFLRDVEPGEIVIIDEDGVRSDKSNCIEGKKSLCVFEFVYFARPDSVVDGSSVHIARRRAGAMLALRHPVNADVVIGTPDSGIDAAIGYANESGIPYAVGLIKNKYIGRTFIDIGQDYRMDRVKIKLNAVSAVVKDKRVILVDDSIVRGTTSARIVKMLKDAGAKEVHLRISSPPFLYPCYFGTDIDSQDVLIACKHPVEEIAKIVVADSLGYLAIEDMPKLAYNTKLEICDACFTGEYPIDVPKEQKSFRFEKKISE
- a CDS encoding phosphoribosylformylglycinamidine cyclo-ligase, whose protein sequence is MEKSYSESYKNAGVDITAGYEAVRLMKVSIARTVTPGVLSGLGGFGGLFQPDLSGMKRPVLVSGTDGVGTKLKLAFLLDKHDTVGIDCVAMCVNDVICCGAKPLFFLDYIALGKNVPQRVADIVAGVAEGCVQSGAALIGGETAEMPGFYPEDEYDLAGFCVGVADADRIIDKERVETGDVIIALPSSGVHSNGFSLVRKVFDVERADLGAYADRLGKPLGECLLTPTKIYVKPMLALFGSVDVKGVSHITGGGFYENIPRALPDGKCARIDRASLRVPPIFGLIAEKGGIPERDMFNTYNMGVGMSVIVPAAQADGALRVLKNAGEDAYVIGEVAEGDGVVIE